From the genome of Candidatus Methylomirabilota bacterium:
TTTCGCCTCGGAGTTGATCTTGCCCCGGACGGCTCCCTCAATGCTGTACCAGCTGCGGGTGGTGCCGGCGGCAATCCCCACGATGCCGTCGACGCCGCCCGAGCCGAGCTGGAGTGAAGGTTTCTCCTTGAGCCCGGGTCCCTTACTGGTGGAGCCCGAAGGGAGTTCGAGCCCGCCGATGACGGCCAGTTGGTCACGGCCGAAGGGGAGATCTCGCCGATAGAAGGTGTACTTGCCGAAGAGGGTGATGTCGCCGATGCCATCGGCGTCGAAGTCACCCTCAGGGGTCTCCAGATGCCGCCGCTGATAGGGAACCACCAGGTTCAGCGTGGCGTCAGTCACCAGGGCGTAGGAAAAGATGGCCGGGGCGGTCCATACTTTGAGTTCTTTGCCTCCGCCTGAGGACTTCTGAAACTGGCCGAAGGATCGCAGGGCCGTCCCCAGAAAGAACTGGGTCCGCGGACTGGCGCCGAAGATGGGGGCCGCCAGGGCGCGGGCCGGCAGAAGAGCCAACCCGAGGATCAATACACCCATTCTCCAGCGTATTCGGGTTGCTTGCCGTCGCTCCATTAT
Proteins encoded in this window:
- a CDS encoding transporter, coding for MERRQATRIRWRMGVLILGLALLPARALAAPIFGASPRTQFFLGTALRSFGQFQKSSGGGKELKVWTAPAIFSYALVTDATLNLVVPYQRRHLETPEGDFDADGIGDITLFGKYTFYRRDLPFGRDQLAVIGGLELPSGSTSKGPGLKEKPSLQLGSGGVDGIVGIAAGTTRSWYSIEGAVRGKINSEAKDFKFGNVLLYDLYLAYQTYPEWPTPLGQLNLSVEFNGRTFADNERDGKNVDTGGTVLFISPGIQYIVTENLLFETGVQIPIVKDFPSGRLEPDYTVLFGFRYLF